In Flavobacterium gelatinilyticum, a genomic segment contains:
- a CDS encoding MBL fold metallo-hydrolase, producing the protein MEIIALREGNYIVNSQKEFQLLTENTTDLGLKMAIQPFVVITDHDVILIDFGLGFVHNGVPFIYEMLRKNNIEPQQITKILVSHLHKDHIEGIGYFENDQFVQNFPNTKIYIQEREIDFALGQLQNPSYVPEILNELKQLPNVELLNEDSGNITDEIYFEVTAGHTQFQQVFWIKADDEIVFYGADDLPQKRYLKIPVAYKTDFDGKRAMESRKKWEQQAKDENWKVLLYHDMKTPVLDFAEERSQMKDAV; encoded by the coding sequence ATGGAAATTATAGCTTTACGAGAAGGAAATTATATTGTCAATTCTCAAAAAGAGTTTCAGCTTTTAACAGAGAACACGACCGATTTAGGTTTAAAAATGGCCATTCAGCCTTTTGTTGTTATTACAGACCATGATGTTATTTTAATAGATTTTGGTTTAGGATTTGTTCATAACGGCGTTCCGTTTATTTACGAAATGCTTAGAAAAAACAATATCGAACCGCAGCAGATTACCAAAATTCTGGTTTCGCATCTTCACAAAGATCATATTGAAGGAATTGGTTATTTTGAAAATGATCAATTCGTTCAAAATTTCCCGAATACGAAAATTTACATTCAGGAAAGAGAAATAGATTTTGCTTTAGGACAGCTGCAAAATCCGTCGTATGTTCCGGAAATATTAAATGAGTTAAAACAATTACCAAACGTTGAATTGTTAAATGAAGACAGCGGTAATATAACTGACGAAATTTATTTTGAAGTTACAGCAGGACATACCCAATTTCAGCAAGTATTTTGGATTAAGGCTGATGATGAAATTGTTTTTTACGGAGCTGATGATCTGCCTCAAAAAAGATATTTAAAAATTCCCGTTGCCTACAAAACAGATTTCGACGGAAAACGCGCCATGGAATCCCGAAAAAAATGGGAACAACAGGCAAAAGACGAAAACTGGAAAGTGCTTTTGTACCATGACATGAAGACGCCTGTTTTGGATTTTGCCGAAGAAAGAAGCCAGATGAAAGATGCTGTATAG
- a CDS encoding sialate O-acetylesterase, whose translation MKKIILAFLITISLNAQIKLPKLISDGMILQRDTKVNIWGWALPNEKIELDFNHKTYKAITSQEGKWTIQLPSQKAGGPYEMTLKASNTIVLKNILFGDVWLCSGQSNMELPMDRLKDKYKEEIAKSFNPNIRQFLVPDEYYFEKERNDFSSGSWVEANPVNVLQFTGVGYFFALEIYEKYKIPIGLINSALGGSPAESWISEENIKKFPEYHQEYLKFKDGKLEKQIDENDRKVSSEWYKLVNNTDVGVKNKWANSVDISDWKEMKIPGYWAYGELGKTNGSVWFKKEFVLEKVKENQAKLILGRIVDADSVFVNGHFAGTTSYQYPPRIYSFNANFLKEGKNEITIRVINNSGRGGFVTDKPYELIIGDKPIDLKGNWKYKQGSKMEPLPGQTFVRWKPVGLYNAMIAPLKEYPIKGVLWYQGEANTKKPLEYGALMQTLISNWRTQWKQEKLPFLLVQLPNFMEPKTEPAESNWAALRQQQLNMLKVPNTGLAITIDLGEWNDIHPLNKYDVGKRLSLQAGKLVYDDKNVVASGPIFQYMKQDGNKLILNFSDIGTGLQIKNGNELKEFAIAGIDGKFVWAKAIIEKDKIVVWNDTITNPVKIRYAWADNPVEVNLYNKENLPASPFEAELK comes from the coding sequence ATGAAAAAAATAATACTAGCATTTCTAATAACAATCAGCCTCAACGCCCAGATAAAACTTCCCAAGCTTATAAGCGACGGAATGATTTTACAACGTGATACAAAAGTCAACATCTGGGGATGGGCGTTGCCAAATGAAAAAATCGAACTCGATTTCAATCACAAAACATACAAAGCAATCACGTCACAAGAAGGAAAATGGACAATACAACTTCCATCGCAAAAAGCAGGCGGACCTTATGAAATGACCTTGAAAGCATCCAACACTATTGTGCTTAAAAATATTCTTTTTGGAGATGTCTGGCTCTGTTCCGGGCAATCGAACATGGAATTGCCAATGGACCGCCTCAAAGACAAATACAAAGAAGAAATTGCGAAATCTTTTAATCCCAATATCAGACAATTTTTAGTACCCGATGAGTATTATTTCGAAAAAGAAAGAAACGATTTCTCCTCCGGTTCATGGGTTGAAGCCAATCCCGTAAACGTTTTACAGTTTACAGGCGTTGGTTATTTCTTTGCTTTAGAAATCTATGAAAAATACAAAATTCCGATTGGCTTAATCAACAGCGCTTTGGGCGGTTCTCCTGCCGAATCCTGGATCAGCGAAGAAAACATTAAAAAGTTCCCTGAATATCATCAGGAATATTTAAAATTCAAAGACGGAAAACTCGAAAAACAAATCGATGAAAACGATCGCAAAGTCAGTTCAGAATGGTATAAGTTAGTAAACAATACCGATGTTGGCGTTAAAAATAAATGGGCAAATTCTGTCGATATTTCAGATTGGAAGGAAATGAAAATTCCGGGTTATTGGGCCTATGGCGAACTCGGAAAAACAAACGGTTCAGTTTGGTTTAAAAAAGAATTTGTTCTGGAAAAAGTAAAAGAAAATCAGGCAAAACTAATTTTAGGACGAATTGTAGATGCCGATTCGGTTTTTGTAAACGGACATTTTGCCGGAACCACTTCATACCAATATCCGCCAAGAATTTATTCCTTTAATGCCAATTTTTTAAAAGAAGGAAAAAACGAAATTACCATTCGCGTCATCAACAATTCAGGCAGAGGAGGTTTCGTGACCGATAAACCCTACGAGCTGATTATTGGCGATAAACCCATCGATTTAAAAGGAAACTGGAAATACAAGCAAGGCTCAAAAATGGAACCTCTTCCGGGACAGACATTCGTGCGCTGGAAACCTGTCGGACTCTACAATGCCATGATCGCGCCTTTAAAAGAATATCCAATAAAAGGAGTTTTATGGTATCAGGGCGAAGCCAATACCAAAAAGCCATTAGAATATGGAGCATTAATGCAAACCTTAATTTCGAACTGGCGTACGCAATGGAAACAGGAAAAACTGCCATTTTTATTGGTACAGCTTCCTAATTTTATGGAACCAAAAACAGAACCTGCAGAAAGCAATTGGGCCGCTTTGAGGCAACAGCAATTAAATATGCTGAAAGTTCCAAATACAGGATTGGCCATAACCATAGATTTAGGCGAATGGAACGATATTCACCCTTTAAACAAATACGATGTTGGCAAACGATTATCGCTGCAGGCAGGAAAATTGGTTTATGACGATAAAAATGTAGTCGCTTCTGGGCCTATTTTTCAATATATGAAACAAGATGGAAATAAACTGATTTTAAATTTTTCTGATATAGGAACAGGATTGCAAATCAAAAACGGAAACGAATTAAAAGAATTCGCCATTGCCGGAATAGACGGTAAGTTTGTCTGGGCAAAAGCAATAATCGAAAAGGATAAAATCGTAGTTTGGAATGATACAATCACAAATCCCGTAAAAATCCGTTACGCCTGGGCAGATAATCCCGTTGAAGTGAATTTATACAATAAAGAAAATTTACCGGCTTCGCCTTTTGAGGCAGAGTTGAAGTAA
- a CDS encoding LysR substrate-binding domain-containing protein, with translation MELRQLKYFLKAKELLNFTEAASALYISQSTLSQQIKQLEDELKVPLFNRIGKRITLTEAGDLFAVYAQQSVNKASDGLELLKDLNNLETGKVAIGVTYALRHVVTKALILFSSEYPKIQFEIIFGTSQELIHKLNHFQLDVILTFEEIASEAHFKYLELFTSPMALVTSSETALKNKKTISLEEISTLPLAMPAGGFSTTQFISRAFEKSNLHPNVTIEINDIPTLVELIKTGKWHTILTKTTIENEEDLYAIPISGKNMTRTAMLISLKEVYEKKAVTAFLKILVENLK, from the coding sequence ATGGAACTCCGACAGCTTAAATATTTCCTTAAAGCAAAAGAATTACTGAATTTTACCGAAGCAGCCTCGGCACTTTATATTAGCCAAAGTACCCTTTCGCAGCAGATTAAACAACTGGAAGACGAACTCAAAGTACCGCTCTTTAACCGAATAGGGAAAAGAATTACGCTGACAGAAGCCGGTGATTTATTTGCGGTTTATGCGCAGCAATCTGTCAATAAAGCTTCTGACGGACTGGAATTATTAAAAGATTTAAATAATCTCGAAACGGGAAAAGTAGCGATTGGTGTGACGTATGCTTTGCGCCATGTGGTTACGAAAGCGTTGATTTTATTCAGTTCTGAATATCCGAAAATACAGTTCGAAATTATATTTGGAACTTCGCAGGAACTGATTCATAAACTAAATCATTTTCAGTTGGATGTTATTCTGACTTTTGAAGAAATTGCTTCTGAAGCGCATTTTAAATATCTGGAATTGTTTACGTCGCCCATGGCTTTGGTTACGTCTTCTGAAACTGCTTTAAAAAACAAAAAGACTATTTCTCTTGAAGAAATCAGTACTCTGCCTCTTGCAATGCCTGCGGGCGGTTTCAGCACCACTCAATTTATCAGCAGGGCTTTTGAAAAAAGTAATCTGCATCCAAATGTTACGATTGAAATAAATGATATTCCGACATTAGTGGAGTTAATCAAAACTGGAAAATGGCATACGATCTTAACTAAAACGACAATTGAAAACGAAGAAGATTTGTACGCAATCCCGATAAGCGGTAAAAACATGACACGCACCGCAATGCTTATTTCGCTGAAGGAAGTTTATGAGAAAAAAGCGGTTACGGCTTTCTTGAAAATATTGGTAGAGAATTTAAAGTAG
- a CDS encoding FecR family protein, giving the protein MTAKKSERLIVKFITNQASKDEIEELTEWLKEDENQKIFKDFVKTNYAVDTVMNNFDSAEVKKQLSERIQQENNVFYKRRFSSYYKYAAIVIFALGGFYFYKSSTNAVEPKQNVVIPREEAIVLQIGNESAQTIDPSGVRNITDKSGKVIGRQEKNRLVYTSEYTEGELVYNTLKIPYGKKFEVQLSDGTIVHLNAGTTLRYPVQFSKNQNRKVDLLGEAYFEVSKDKKHPFTVDTQNMNVEVLGTKFNVNSYTENTSTDIVLVEGKVSLYTDEKTKNNEVVLKPGFKGSNVKGQTTFKTEEVNTDYYTAWVKGSLVFKNESFDQIIAKLERRYNVTFINRNKMLGKEIFNARFDNEPIEVVLKYFSDSYAIDYNIDRDKITIK; this is encoded by the coding sequence ATGACAGCGAAAAAATCAGAGCGATTAATCGTTAAATTTATCACAAATCAGGCTTCAAAAGATGAAATTGAGGAACTGACCGAGTGGTTAAAAGAAGATGAAAATCAGAAGATATTTAAGGATTTTGTAAAAACCAATTATGCGGTAGATACCGTGATGAATAATTTTGATTCTGCCGAAGTCAAAAAGCAGTTATCTGAAAGAATACAGCAGGAAAATAATGTTTTTTACAAAAGAAGATTTTCGTCCTATTATAAATATGCAGCAATTGTAATTTTTGCTTTAGGAGGATTTTATTTTTATAAAAGTTCGACCAATGCAGTTGAGCCAAAACAAAATGTGGTGATTCCGCGAGAAGAAGCTATTGTGCTGCAGATAGGAAATGAATCTGCCCAGACGATCGATCCGTCAGGAGTGCGAAACATAACCGATAAGTCAGGAAAAGTAATTGGAAGACAGGAAAAAAACAGACTGGTGTATACCAGCGAATATACCGAAGGCGAATTGGTTTACAACACATTGAAAATTCCATACGGGAAAAAATTTGAAGTACAGCTTTCAGACGGAACTATTGTGCATTTAAACGCCGGAACAACACTGCGTTATCCGGTTCAGTTTTCAAAAAATCAAAATAGAAAAGTTGATCTTTTGGGAGAAGCTTATTTTGAAGTTTCAAAAGACAAAAAACATCCGTTTACTGTCGATACACAAAACATGAATGTGGAGGTTTTGGGAACTAAGTTTAACGTGAATTCGTATACTGAAAATACAAGCACCGATATTGTTTTGGTTGAAGGAAAAGTGTCGCTTTATACAGATGAGAAAACAAAAAACAATGAGGTAGTTTTAAAACCCGGTTTTAAAGGATCGAACGTAAAAGGACAAACAACATTTAAAACCGAGGAAGTCAATACAGATTATTACACAGCCTGGGTAAAAGGAAGCCTGGTTTTTAAAAACGAATCGTTTGATCAGATTATCGCAAAACTCGAACGCCGTTACAATGTGACTTTTATCAATCGGAATAAAATGCTGGGTAAAGAAATTTTCAACGCCCGTTTCGACAACGAACCTATTGAGGTAGTACTCAAATATTTCAGCGACAGTTACGCAATAGATTATAACATTGACAGGGATAAGATTACGATTAAATAA
- a CDS encoding RNA polymerase sigma factor, with amino-acid sequence MMTADYHNNEILIESLRNGDEKAYTYLIDTYHHKLCVYANSLVKNVYSAEDIVQNVFIKVWEQRTRLKTDHALKSFLYKLVYNEFIDLYRKNQSLFSLEKSYYDALNGIVQEEDSEAFQRVLNAVNKEIQNLPPKCKEVFILSKKEGLTNIEIAEHLDVSIKTVEAQITKAFSILRTSLEEKVKSVLFLLFSAKKKFRLNNLI; translated from the coding sequence ATGATGACTGCTGATTACCATAATAATGAAATCTTAATTGAGTCTCTTCGCAACGGAGATGAAAAAGCATATACCTATTTAATCGATACGTATCATCATAAACTCTGCGTGTATGCGAACAGTCTGGTAAAAAATGTCTACAGCGCCGAAGATATCGTGCAGAATGTTTTTATAAAAGTCTGGGAACAGCGCACGAGGTTAAAAACCGATCATGCTTTAAAAAGTTTTCTCTACAAACTGGTCTATAATGAATTTATCGATTTGTACCGAAAAAACCAGTCGTTGTTTTCTCTTGAAAAATCGTATTACGATGCTTTAAACGGAATTGTTCAGGAAGAGGATTCAGAAGCTTTTCAAAGGGTTTTGAATGCCGTAAACAAGGAGATCCAGAATTTACCGCCAAAGTGTAAAGAGGTTTTTATACTGAGTAAAAAAGAAGGTTTAACCAACATCGAAATAGCCGAACATCTGGACGTTTCCATCAAAACGGTTGAAGCGCAGATTACGAAAGCTTTTTCGATTTTGAGGACTTCTCTTGAAGAAAAGGTAAAGAGTGTTTTGTTTCTTTTGTTTTCTGCTAAAAAAAAATTCAGACTAAATAATTTAATCTGA
- a CDS encoding glycan-binding surface protein: MKYILNKKYWAPIALLGMMVFSMLFTSCDNNDSEGGTITITRVFLEDVNSTVPDRPVTFARLGQTLRIEGSGFAGLRRVYINGYSTYFNVVFVSNTSMLINVSADTPIVDADPSVRNTIRFVNDNSETIFPFDIRAGKPAITRISNAMPNAGETITVYGSGLTEISKVVFPGNIEVTSGITSDEDGEFFTVAVPNGVSDNGGSLFVMGSNGGAYSPAYFNFKKGILLDFDGRGTQGSWSTSTMPGMIAPADLESAPVGEINISQGKYVPHRPARLASIAAASGRATEAWTAGTGVDDWRSQLVPSIPAGTPLDKVAFQFEIYVPEAWKDSGYLKICTINNFSAGTWAGGVYNYIPWLVDGKSVAFQTTGWTTVTIPFNKFYQWSKEAFTFETVLAYREAATYQNFGIWFENLDVKMKDVLGTESEVEFASKATSVRVYTDNWRIVPLDTPVYNDFPN, encoded by the coding sequence ATGAAATATATTTTAAATAAAAAATATTGGGCACCCATCGCACTTCTTGGCATGATGGTTTTCAGTATGCTGTTCACCTCATGCGACAATAACGATTCAGAAGGCGGCACCATTACGATTACAAGGGTGTTTTTAGAAGATGTAAATTCAACCGTACCGGACAGACCGGTTACCTTTGCCCGTTTAGGACAAACGCTGCGTATTGAAGGGTCAGGATTTGCAGGATTAAGAAGAGTTTATATAAACGGATATTCAACATATTTTAATGTGGTTTTTGTTTCCAATACTTCAATGCTGATTAATGTTTCGGCAGATACGCCTATTGTCGATGCCGATCCTTCGGTACGAAACACAATCCGATTTGTAAATGACAACAGCGAAACGATATTTCCGTTTGACATCAGAGCAGGAAAACCCGCCATTACCAGAATTTCAAACGCAATGCCGAATGCAGGCGAAACCATTACCGTTTACGGAAGCGGTTTAACCGAAATTTCAAAAGTAGTTTTCCCGGGCAATATCGAAGTAACATCCGGAATAACTTCTGATGAAGACGGAGAATTCTTTACCGTAGCTGTTCCAAACGGAGTTTCAGACAATGGAGGATCTTTATTTGTTATGGGATCAAACGGAGGAGCGTATTCACCAGCCTATTTCAACTTCAAAAAAGGAATACTGTTAGATTTTGACGGAAGAGGAACTCAGGGTTCTTGGAGCACCAGCACAATGCCGGGTATGATTGCACCTGCAGATCTGGAATCGGCACCTGTTGGAGAAATCAATATTTCTCAGGGAAAATACGTACCGCATCGTCCGGCCCGTCTTGCCTCTATTGCTGCCGCTTCCGGAAGAGCCACAGAAGCCTGGACAGCCGGAACAGGAGTCGATGACTGGAGATCGCAGTTGGTGCCTTCAATCCCGGCCGGTACACCGCTGGATAAAGTGGCCTTTCAGTTCGAAATCTACGTTCCGGAAGCCTGGAAAGATTCAGGATATTTAAAAATATGCACCATCAATAACTTTAGTGCAGGAACGTGGGCAGGCGGTGTTTACAACTACATACCGTGGCTTGTAGACGGAAAATCGGTTGCATTTCAAACCACAGGATGGACAACCGTTACCATTCCGTTCAACAAATTTTACCAATGGTCTAAAGAAGCTTTTACTTTCGAAACAGTTTTAGCCTATCGCGAAGCTGCAACGTATCAAAACTTTGGTATCTGGTTCGAAAATTTAGATGTAAAAATGAAAGACGTTTTAGGAACCGAGAGCGAAGTAGAATTTGCTTCAAAAGCAACTTCTGTAAGAGTGTATACAGACAACTGGAGAATCGTACCATTAGATACACCGGTTTACAATGATTTCCCTAACTAA
- a CDS encoding endo-1,4-beta-xylanase, producing MKYKYILPIIASSLMILSSCDDNLMEWGKDPDHGEVTGAELPLALVEKISRYEPLKNYSPFPLGNGIGISMYMSDETYRKIVNENFDEVTPGYEMKHGAMVNSKGEINFTNVDAFIAATKSAGLKVFGHTLIWHSNQSAGYLNSIIAPTVIPGSSGANILDLTPVKNGSFTGWARYNAGKGINVIDNEGLVPGTKAIQLMSSSTSSQPYNLQLISPDVAINAAHNYELSFYVKSDVAGKGRISFDASLVNQYPYKDWYNTGSETDGFATSSQWKQVKIKLKPTDFVAGSTKFKFNIDLGYLPNVNYLIDVNTLAVVDLDASTAVVNMISNGNFENGSLGSWGGWGNGSTRAISAKGEGYSSDYAMVLTNPKVAENYNAQQVYTLSTPLEQGVEYSFSFMVKSTAAASLQVEAQGANYNADYYGGISVTTGWTQVTKTIVPSKADRDKIIFDFGADAVTYYIDDIVLSKKAASGGGPTAPITIEKTEAEKAKIIADAMTDWISKMMTHYKTSVFAWDVVNEPMKEDGTLRNGTEGDTAADYFSWVKYLGKDYAVSAFKLARQYGNETDKLFINDYNLESRLDKCEGLIKYVEYIESQGAKVDGIGTQMHIGLNTDKEKIVQMFQKLAASGKLIKISELDVRLGTKTPTVAQQASQAEMYQYVIDMYRQHIPTAQQYGITIWGVSDHPKEHEYWLPDESPNLWDANYVRKHAYKGTADGLAGKDVSKDFSGELVK from the coding sequence ATGAAATATAAATATATACTGCCAATTATTGCTTCATCACTTATGATTTTGTCATCATGCGATGATAATCTGATGGAGTGGGGAAAAGACCCTGATCACGGAGAAGTAACCGGAGCAGAACTTCCGTTAGCTTTAGTCGAAAAAATCAGCCGTTACGAACCTCTTAAAAACTATTCCCCTTTTCCGTTAGGAAACGGAATTGGGATCAGCATGTACATGAGCGACGAAACCTACCGCAAAATTGTAAACGAAAATTTTGATGAGGTAACTCCGGGTTACGAAATGAAACACGGCGCGATGGTAAACTCTAAAGGAGAAATTAATTTTACCAATGTAGACGCCTTTATCGCAGCGACCAAAAGCGCAGGACTAAAAGTCTTTGGGCACACCCTGATCTGGCACTCAAATCAAAGTGCAGGTTATTTAAACAGTATTATTGCCCCAACAGTAATTCCGGGATCAAGCGGTGCCAATATTTTAGATTTAACACCAGTTAAAAACGGAAGTTTTACAGGCTGGGCACGTTACAATGCCGGTAAAGGAATAAATGTTATTGATAATGAAGGACTGGTTCCGGGTACAAAAGCCATTCAGCTTATGTCCAGTTCCACATCATCGCAGCCTTATAACTTACAATTAATATCTCCTGATGTTGCAATTAATGCAGCCCACAATTACGAACTTTCATTTTATGTGAAATCAGACGTGGCAGGAAAAGGCCGAATCTCATTTGATGCCTCATTAGTAAATCAGTATCCGTATAAAGATTGGTACAATACAGGATCAGAAACAGATGGTTTTGCCACTTCATCACAATGGAAACAGGTAAAAATCAAATTAAAACCAACCGATTTTGTTGCAGGAAGCACGAAATTCAAATTCAATATCGATTTGGGTTATCTGCCAAATGTCAATTACTTAATTGATGTAAATACATTGGCGGTGGTCGATCTTGATGCCTCAACAGCCGTTGTAAACATGATTTCAAACGGAAATTTCGAAAACGGAAGTCTGGGAAGCTGGGGAGGCTGGGGTAACGGTTCAACCCGGGCAATTTCGGCAAAAGGAGAAGGATATTCCAGCGATTACGCGATGGTATTGACAAATCCGAAAGTGGCAGAAAACTACAACGCACAACAGGTGTATACATTGAGTACGCCATTGGAGCAGGGAGTTGAATACAGTTTTTCTTTTATGGTAAAATCTACTGCAGCAGCAAGTTTACAGGTAGAAGCTCAGGGAGCCAATTATAATGCCGATTATTACGGCGGAATAAGCGTTACAACCGGATGGACACAGGTTACTAAAACCATTGTTCCGTCTAAAGCAGACCGTGACAAAATAATCTTTGATTTTGGAGCAGATGCCGTAACCTATTATATCGATGATATTGTTTTAAGCAAAAAAGCAGCATCAGGCGGAGGACCTACAGCGCCTATTACCATTGAAAAAACTGAAGCCGAAAAAGCAAAAATCATTGCAGATGCCATGACCGACTGGATATCTAAAATGATGACACACTATAAAACCAGTGTTTTTGCATGGGATGTTGTAAATGAACCAATGAAAGAAGACGGAACATTGCGCAACGGAACCGAAGGCGATACCGCAGCAGATTATTTTTCATGGGTAAAATACCTTGGAAAAGATTATGCAGTATCGGCATTTAAACTGGCGCGCCAGTACGGTAATGAAACCGATAAACTTTTCATCAACGATTATAACTTAGAATCAAGACTTGATAAATGCGAAGGTCTGATTAAATACGTAGAATATATTGAAAGCCAGGGCGCAAAAGTAGACGGAATTGGCACGCAGATGCACATTGGTTTAAATACAGATAAAGAAAAAATTGTTCAGATGTTCCAAAAACTGGCCGCTTCAGGAAAACTGATTAAAATCTCAGAACTGGACGTTAGATTAGGAACCAAAACCCCAACCGTTGCACAGCAGGCTTCGCAGGCCGAAATGTACCAGTACGTAATCGATATGTACAGACAGCACATCCCAACAGCGCAGCAATACGGAATCACGATCTGGGGCGTATCTGATCATCCAAAAGAACACGAGTACTGGCTTCCGGACGAATCGCCAAACCTTTGGGATGCAAATTACGTTCGTAAACATGCTTATAAAGGAACAGCTGATGGTCTTGCAGGAAAAGATGTAAGCAAAGACTTTTCAGGAGAGTTGGTTAAGTAA
- a CDS encoding DUF5597 domain-containing protein, translating into MYKPFKNIVIILFFAISQFGLSQDKIPHLKQKGNKTQLFVNEKPFIIRGGELGNSSATSMESMEPIWSKLTDMNLNTVLTPVYWELIEPQEGKFDFQLVDDLILRARKENLKLVFLWFGSWKNSMSSHAPEWVKLNQKKYPRVKDDKNKSHEILTPFSENNLEADLKAFKKLMAHLKDFDQKEQTVIMVQVENEIGMLPTARDYHALANAAFQKPVPDQLIKYLEKNKQKLVPEFLEIWKKNGFKTKGNWEEVFGKGLHTDEIFMAWYFSKFTNIVAKAGKDAYPIPMFVNAALNAPEKKPGQYPSAGPLPHIMDVWKAAGNSIDFLAPDFYNPSFKQWNDLFTRQGDPLFIPEHRFDETAPFKGLYAIGHYEAIGFSPFSIESVADAKKEPLGKIYDLVQQLTPLIEKYKGQGKIDGVLLDKENNTQLIKMGDYEFTFKHDYTLNWSDGAKAEVWPKSSAIIIEIAKDEFYISGSGIVVTFKAVKENVNAGILKTDFGKFENEVWRTIRHFNGDQTHQGRHLRISVGDYEIQKIKLYTYE; encoded by the coding sequence ATGTATAAGCCTTTTAAAAATATCGTTATTATCCTGTTTTTTGCCATATCTCAATTCGGACTTTCGCAGGACAAAATACCGCATCTCAAACAAAAAGGAAACAAAACACAGCTGTTTGTAAACGAAAAACCTTTTATCATAAGAGGAGGCGAATTAGGAAATTCCTCAGCAACCAGTATGGAAAGCATGGAACCCATCTGGTCTAAACTGACCGATATGAACCTCAACACCGTTTTAACCCCGGTTTATTGGGAATTGATAGAACCGCAGGAAGGAAAATTTGATTTTCAGTTAGTAGATGATTTAATTCTTCGTGCCCGAAAAGAAAACCTGAAACTCGTTTTTCTTTGGTTTGGATCATGGAAAAACAGTATGTCCAGCCACGCTCCGGAATGGGTAAAACTAAATCAGAAAAAATACCCAAGAGTTAAAGACGACAAAAACAAAAGTCATGAAATACTGACGCCTTTCAGCGAAAATAATCTTGAAGCCGATTTAAAAGCTTTTAAAAAACTGATGGCACACCTAAAAGATTTCGACCAGAAAGAACAAACCGTAATTATGGTTCAGGTTGAAAACGAAATCGGGATGCTGCCAACCGCCCGAGATTATCATGCTTTGGCAAATGCTGCGTTTCAGAAACCGGTTCCCGATCAATTGATAAAATATCTGGAAAAAAACAAACAAAAATTAGTTCCCGAATTTTTAGAAATCTGGAAGAAAAACGGATTCAAAACCAAAGGAAACTGGGAAGAAGTATTCGGAAAAGGACTTCACACCGATGAAATTTTCATGGCCTGGTATTTTTCAAAATTTACCAATATTGTTGCCAAAGCTGGAAAAGACGCGTATCCAATTCCGATGTTTGTAAACGCGGCCTTAAACGCACCCGAAAAAAAGCCAGGACAATATCCGAGTGCAGGACCGCTTCCGCACATTATGGATGTTTGGAAAGCGGCCGGAAACTCAATTGATTTTTTAGCACCGGATTTCTACAATCCGTCATTCAAACAATGGAACGATTTGTTTACCCGTCAGGGAGATCCGCTTTTTATTCCGGAACACCGTTTTGATGAAACCGCACCATTCAAAGGATTATATGCCATTGGACATTACGAAGCCATTGGTTTTTCGCCTTTCTCAATAGAATCCGTTGCCGATGCTAAAAAAGAACCTTTGGGCAAAATTTACGATTTGGTACAACAGCTGACTCCTTTAATTGAAAAATATAAAGGACAGGGAAAAATCGACGGTGTTTTGTTAGATAAAGAAAACAACACGCAGCTTATTAAAATGGGCGATTACGAATTCACTTTTAAACATGATTATACCTTAAATTGGTCTGACGGAGCAAAAGCAGAGGTTTGGCCCAAATCAAGCGCCATTATTATAGAAATTGCCAAAGATGAATTTTACATTTCTGGTTCAGGAATTGTCGTTACTTTTAAAGCTGTAAAAGAAAATGTAAATGCCGGAATTTTAAAAACAGATTTTGGGAAATTCGAAAACGAAGTCTGGAGAACGATAAGACATTTCAACGGAGATCAAACCCATCAGGGAAGACATTTAAGAATCTCCGTTGGTGATTACGAAATCCAGAAAATAAAATTATATACGTATGAATAG